A genomic stretch from Sulfobacillus thermosulfidooxidans includes:
- a CDS encoding GNAT family N-acetyltransferase, translating to MIFQTHDADVHLVNPSDPKEIEQLVHVYNSHTLFIQTHLGKNGINRQWMTDEIHFMKEAGFWSCKVVNRASQDITGLIDFKPDIESYLSLLMIHQNFAHQGLGQQIYQALEDYLISSYETRCIRIDLVKDYSDRVMNFWIRNGFHLVDNIWLTWGTKSMPAMVMKKSL from the coding sequence ATGATTTTTCAGACTCACGATGCCGATGTTCATTTAGTCAATCCCTCGGATCCTAAAGAAATTGAACAGTTAGTTCATGTATATAATTCCCACACCCTTTTTATCCAGACACATCTCGGAAAGAATGGGATAAATCGGCAATGGATGACCGATGAAATTCATTTCATGAAAGAAGCTGGATTTTGGTCCTGTAAAGTGGTAAACAGAGCATCTCAGGACATTACTGGACTGATCGATTTCAAGCCGGATATCGAATCGTATTTATCCCTGCTGATGATTCATCAAAACTTTGCTCATCAAGGATTAGGTCAACAAATTTATCAGGCGCTGGAAGATTACTTAATTTCTTCTTACGAGACTCGTTGTATCCGCATCGACCTCGTCAAAGACTACAGTGACCGGGTTATGAATTTCTGGATTCGCAACGGCTTTCATCTCGTCGATAACATCTGGTTGACTTGGGGAACGAAGTCCATGCCAGCCATGGTCATGAAAAAATCCCTGTGA
- a CDS encoding alpha/beta fold hydrolase: MQFVTGQGTIWYEVYGMGPSVVFLHSALSDHRQWTEQITLLSHHYQCITYDLPGHGLSDNVPGHDDPADTLMALLDYLQVDTATLVGSSLGGAISIHAAIHYPHRIRSIVLLGSGLFGYQPELHIPEPSIYKEYEAALATRDTEQLLNLAEAIWLIGLKGRKQDVSEDHRELFRLMYRDFLNNHPEGFASYLDIDDTHAVENLTMPVMVVVGDHDTAFCWAVSDYLEQTLAQIITVRIPNAAHFPNLSKPQEITELLLGFLKKIYP; encoded by the coding sequence ATGCAATTCGTTACCGGTCAAGGAACAATCTGGTATGAGGTTTATGGTATGGGGCCGTCGGTGGTTTTTCTTCATTCAGCTTTAAGCGATCACAGGCAATGGACAGAACAAATCACCCTATTGTCTCATCACTACCAGTGTATTACTTACGATTTACCGGGCCATGGATTAAGCGATAACGTTCCGGGTCATGACGATCCGGCGGATACACTGATGGCGCTGTTAGATTATTTACAGGTAGACACCGCGACCTTGGTAGGATCCTCTTTAGGGGGCGCAATATCAATCCACGCGGCAATTCATTACCCCCATCGAATCCGCTCGATTGTCTTATTAGGTAGCGGACTCTTTGGGTATCAACCGGAGCTTCATATCCCGGAACCATCCATCTACAAGGAATATGAAGCGGCCTTAGCCACCCGTGATACCGAGCAACTTCTCAACCTGGCGGAGGCCATTTGGCTGATTGGCCTTAAAGGCCGTAAACAGGATGTATCTGAGGATCATCGCGAATTGTTTCGTCTGATGTACCGGGATTTTCTCAATAATCACCCTGAGGGCTTTGCTTCCTATCTTGATATAGATGATACTCACGCAGTCGAAAATCTTACCATGCCTGTCATGGTCGTTGTCGGGGACCATGATACGGCCTTTTGCTGGGCGGTCAGCGATTATTTAGAACAGACATTAGCGCAAATTATCACTGTTCGTATACCCAATGCCGCACACTTTCCTAACCTGTCCAAACCCCAAGAGATTACCGAACTGCTTTTGGGATTCCTCAAAAAGATCTACCCATAA
- a CDS encoding acyltransferase family protein → MMPRPVEGQARYMPGLDGLRALAVLAVIFYHLQWPFAPGGLLGVNVFFVLSGYLITDILLAHYEKTGNLNLRHFWVRRARRLLPALWALLLIVMSWVILFDPHQIIALRQDVLAALFYVSNWWYIYHHVSYFSQFGPPSPLTHLWSLAVEEQFYLLWPLLLFGLLRFVKIRRHRLILILGLALISAGLMAILYHPGANPNRVYYGTDTRAFALLIGAELAFLWPSRHLPVLSQRKRHLVDLLGLLGLLMFTAMVIFTNEYQPFLYRGGMFILAVTSAFLVAALAAPWSYLNRILGSRPLRWLGVRSYGIYLWHYPVIVLTTPLTSMGTPNILRGILQVIASILIAALSWHFLEQPIRQGRWDKSFRQIVHPSQWKTLSYKAWTGAIVLLMLIAVDTSGMSGLLSKTTAVAADPVTTTQILPSSSSTNPGTNAPSWQPISKTLVKSISSSSPRPSSSSSTPKGPSSVASSQSLDPHQDTVTAIGDSIMIDATPYLRQLLPGIVISAQIGRQFIQVPEVIAQLRQAGFLGHYVIIELGTNGPFTLQQLDAVITSLGHRQIIFVNTRVPRPWQNIVNSTLAQGAQQFPQRVHIVNWYQASAGKPYDFYPDGVHLNPQGAAYYASLIAHAVKILEDRSLKGDLAYPSH, encoded by the coding sequence ATGATGCCAAGACCCGTAGAGGGCCAGGCACGCTATATGCCTGGTCTTGATGGATTACGCGCATTAGCGGTATTAGCCGTGATTTTTTACCATTTGCAGTGGCCCTTTGCTCCTGGGGGATTACTGGGAGTCAACGTGTTCTTTGTCCTGTCTGGTTATCTCATTACCGATATCTTATTGGCGCATTATGAAAAAACAGGAAACCTCAATCTCCGCCATTTTTGGGTGCGGCGAGCTCGGCGCTTGTTACCTGCCTTGTGGGCTCTCTTGCTGATTGTGATGAGCTGGGTCATTCTCTTTGATCCCCATCAAATTATAGCGCTTCGTCAAGATGTGCTGGCTGCTCTTTTTTATGTGAGCAACTGGTGGTATATCTATCATCATGTCTCATATTTTTCACAATTTGGCCCCCCTTCTCCCCTCACGCATTTGTGGTCCCTAGCCGTTGAAGAACAATTTTACCTGTTGTGGCCTCTACTCCTCTTTGGGCTTTTACGTTTTGTGAAAATACGGCGACACCGCCTTATTCTCATCCTCGGATTGGCGCTAATCTCCGCGGGGCTCATGGCCATTTTGTACCATCCTGGAGCTAATCCTAACCGTGTCTATTATGGGACCGACACCCGGGCTTTTGCCCTCTTAATCGGCGCTGAGCTGGCCTTCCTCTGGCCAAGCCGCCATCTTCCTGTACTCTCTCAACGAAAACGCCATCTCGTTGATTTGCTTGGCCTGTTGGGACTTCTCATGTTTACCGCTATGGTGATTTTCACCAATGAGTATCAACCCTTCCTATATCGCGGCGGTATGTTCATCTTAGCGGTCACGAGCGCGTTTTTAGTGGCGGCTCTCGCGGCTCCTTGGTCCTACCTCAACCGTATTTTAGGAAGTCGCCCGTTAAGATGGCTCGGGGTGCGTTCTTACGGCATTTACTTATGGCATTATCCGGTGATTGTATTGACTACCCCGTTAACCTCTATGGGGACCCCCAATATCCTCCGGGGCATTTTACAAGTCATAGCCAGTATTCTTATTGCCGCTTTATCGTGGCATTTTCTCGAACAACCGATACGGCAAGGGCGGTGGGACAAAAGCTTTCGTCAAATCGTCCATCCCTCCCAGTGGAAGACGCTCTCATACAAAGCCTGGACCGGAGCGATTGTGCTCTTAATGCTCATAGCAGTCGACACCAGTGGAATGAGCGGTCTTTTGTCTAAAACCACAGCGGTGGCAGCAGATCCGGTCACAACCACACAAATCCTTCCATCATCCTCCTCCACAAATCCGGGCACAAATGCACCATCTTGGCAACCGATTTCCAAAACCCTTGTCAAATCCATCTCATCATCCAGTCCGCGACCGTCCTCATCGTCTTCAACGCCTAAGGGCCCATCTTCCGTTGCATCGTCCCAGAGCCTTGATCCGCATCAGGACACGGTCACCGCCATTGGCGATTCCATCATGATTGATGCCACGCCCTATCTGCGGCAATTACTGCCCGGAATTGTGATCAGTGCCCAGATTGGCCGACAATTTATCCAGGTACCGGAAGTTATTGCCCAATTGCGCCAGGCAGGATTCCTCGGACATTACGTGATTATCGAATTAGGAACTAACGGACCTTTTACCTTACAACAACTTGATGCGGTCATCACCTCCCTGGGTCATCGCCAAATTATTTTCGTCAATACCAGGGTACCCCGACCATGGCAAAATATCGTTAATAGCACGCTCGCCCAAGGTGCACAACAATTTCCTCAGCGCGTACACATCGTAAACTGGTATCAAGCGAGTGCTGGAAAACCGTATGATTTCTATCCGGACGGGGTTCATCTCAATCCCCAAGGTGCGGCATATTATGCGTCGTTAATCGCCCATGCCGTAAAAATTTTAGAAGATCGCTCTTTAAAAGGTGATTTAGCTTATCCTTCTCATTGA
- a CDS encoding peroxiredoxin, whose protein sequence is MALVGKPAPSFDMPAVMPNGETEHVRLEQYRGKWLVLFFYPHDFTFVCPTEVTGLSEAYDRFHELDAEILGVSTDSPYVHKAWMAQNPDQGGIGQIRYPLASDWTHDVSRRYMVYVPEEGAAYRGLFIINPEGIVEYEVVHNLNVGRSVDETLRVLQAIQAGGLCPVNWTPGKPLLNP, encoded by the coding sequence ATGGCTCTGGTAGGAAAACCTGCCCCGTCTTTTGATATGCCGGCTGTCATGCCTAATGGTGAAACCGAACATGTCCGGTTAGAACAATACCGTGGCAAATGGCTCGTGCTTTTTTTCTATCCTCATGACTTCACCTTTGTGTGCCCGACCGAAGTCACAGGATTGTCTGAGGCCTATGACCGTTTTCATGAGTTAGATGCCGAGATTTTGGGTGTTTCGACGGACAGTCCTTATGTTCACAAGGCGTGGATGGCACAAAACCCCGATCAAGGTGGCATAGGACAAATTCGATATCCGTTAGCCAGTGACTGGACACATGATGTATCCCGACGCTATATGGTCTATGTGCCCGAAGAAGGTGCAGCATACCGCGGATTATTCATCATCAATCCTGAGGGCATTGTGGAATATGAAGTTGTACATAACCTCAATGTTGGTCGTTCAGTCGATGAAACCTTAAGGGTGCTTCAAGCCATTCAGGCTGGAGGTTTATGCCCTGTCAACTGGACGCCGGGCAAACCGTTGTTGAACCCCTAA
- a CDS encoding MMPL family transporter: MMANGWTLFLTRRKWFVIAGWIIVLAMTLPLALNVTKHLTANGFNRPGTRATWATNQLSRLHPVQTPKPLLITGVSFHQVTLLAHREHIASQSLHRMSTNEALYLPAPKTSLAEVNAFTHLIRQHHGQWQEVTQDTAGKTVSHDSSKTLALSGILALPFLAVLLFFVYGSLAAITLPLIIAVMGSELALAVVSLIETHIQLSVFLTDIVSFLALGVGIDYALFISNRFRLALALGKNVPDAVHESMRHAGRSVFYSGIAVALAVAALLLGGDAYWRGLALGGAIAIASVLLATHTLLPAIMTVMGRHINWGSLKRVPQFGLWRRVGDFVTNQPVLSIVISVVLLLPLAVFGPQIRMQTPANLASMLPVTSPIRQAIHKEQQLLGPGSIAPLAVVINLPSSLSQQLSWTQISQLTYHLASLPGVKSVASPTQVGLTAQQLAFLFQHPSLQPPALKTALSNFTAPHSSHLVVLYVTATTGPDNPQTSDLVHHINQNLPKWLPAGTQAGVGGQVPILRSFNQLTKARMPLIIATALTVALVVLAVATGSVIQAVLGVLFDALVALATAGLLVLVVQQGHFGFEAQPLDSSITPLIFVLLFGLSMDYEVILLHRIQEPLKEGKSVRQAVRHGISTTGSMITGAGMIMVVVFLALLISPLQVMKTLAIGLSFAVLIDTWVVRSLLVPATITLLNTNAYWPWRVPISVSTNQEDSIPPSQYEEEE; the protein is encoded by the coding sequence ATGATGGCGAACGGGTGGACGTTGTTTTTGACCCGGCGAAAATGGTTTGTCATTGCCGGCTGGATTATTGTTCTGGCGATGACGCTGCCTTTGGCGTTAAATGTCACAAAACATTTAACGGCGAATGGATTTAATCGGCCCGGTACCCGTGCCACGTGGGCGACAAACCAGCTGTCACGACTTCACCCCGTCCAGACGCCTAAACCGCTTTTGATTACGGGTGTGTCCTTTCACCAAGTGACCCTATTGGCTCACCGAGAGCATATTGCGAGCCAAAGCCTTCATCGCATGTCCACAAATGAGGCGCTCTATTTGCCAGCCCCTAAAACCTCACTGGCCGAGGTGAATGCGTTTACCCACTTAATTCGGCAGCATCACGGGCAATGGCAAGAGGTTACGCAAGATACCGCAGGAAAAACCGTATCGCATGACAGTTCCAAAACTTTGGCTTTAAGTGGCATACTCGCCCTACCTTTTTTGGCGGTTCTTTTGTTTTTTGTATACGGGTCTTTGGCCGCGATCACCTTGCCCTTAATTATTGCTGTGATGGGATCCGAACTGGCGTTGGCTGTTGTGTCGTTGATTGAAACGCACATTCAGCTTTCTGTCTTTTTAACAGACATCGTGAGTTTTTTGGCATTAGGGGTGGGTATCGATTATGCCTTGTTCATTAGCAACCGGTTTCGTCTGGCCTTAGCCCTGGGCAAAAATGTACCCGATGCGGTGCACGAAAGCATGCGTCATGCTGGCCGTTCCGTATTTTATTCCGGCATTGCGGTAGCCCTGGCGGTGGCGGCTTTGCTGCTGGGTGGGGACGCTTATTGGAGAGGATTGGCACTTGGCGGGGCGATAGCAATTGCCTCGGTGCTTTTAGCGACCCATACACTGCTCCCCGCAATTATGACCGTGATGGGTAGGCATATTAATTGGGGCAGTCTTAAACGTGTTCCACAATTCGGATTGTGGCGGCGTGTGGGCGATTTCGTAACCAACCAACCGGTTCTGTCGATTGTGATAAGTGTGGTCTTGCTCTTACCCCTGGCTGTCTTTGGACCGCAAATTCGCATGCAAACGCCGGCAAATTTAGCCAGTATGCTGCCCGTGACGAGTCCCATTCGTCAAGCCATTCATAAAGAGCAACAACTGTTAGGTCCGGGCAGCATTGCGCCCTTGGCGGTCGTCATCAATTTACCGTCATCTTTATCCCAGCAATTGAGTTGGACCCAAATTTCTCAGCTCACGTACCACCTCGCCTCGTTGCCTGGCGTAAAAAGCGTGGCATCCCCGACCCAAGTGGGTCTAACAGCGCAACAACTGGCCTTCTTATTTCAACACCCCTCCTTACAACCACCGGCCCTTAAGACCGCCTTGAGCAATTTCACTGCGCCTCACTCTTCCCATTTGGTAGTGCTTTATGTAACGGCTACGACAGGCCCTGATAACCCTCAGACTTCGGATTTGGTGCATCATATCAATCAAAATCTTCCCAAGTGGCTCCCTGCAGGGACACAAGCGGGGGTTGGGGGCCAAGTGCCGATTTTGCGCAGTTTTAATCAGTTAACCAAGGCCCGTATGCCCTTGATTATTGCCACAGCTTTGACAGTGGCTCTCGTTGTATTGGCTGTTGCGACGGGATCCGTGATTCAGGCTGTCTTAGGTGTGCTATTTGATGCGCTGGTGGCGCTCGCAACCGCCGGTTTATTAGTTTTGGTCGTGCAACAAGGTCATTTTGGATTTGAAGCTCAGCCGCTGGACAGTTCCATCACGCCCTTAATCTTTGTCTTGCTATTTGGTCTGTCGATGGATTATGAAGTGATTTTATTACACCGGATTCAAGAGCCCTTAAAAGAAGGAAAATCTGTCCGCCAAGCAGTGCGGCATGGCATTTCGACGACTGGTTCGATGATTACTGGCGCGGGAATGATTATGGTTGTTGTATTTTTGGCCTTGTTAATTAGCCCTTTGCAAGTGATGAAAACCCTGGCTATTGGTCTCAGTTTTGCGGTGTTAATTGACACCTGGGTGGTGCGGTCTTTGTTAGTCCCAGCGACTATCACCCTTCTTAACACCAATGCCTATTGGCCATGGCGTGTTCCTATCTCCGTCTCCACAAATCAAGAAGATAGCATACCGCCTTCTCAATATGAAGAAGAAGAGTAG
- a CDS encoding patatin-like phospholipase family protein — protein sequence MFTLALSGGGLLGAAHLGVLEVLAEKHVEPTAVAGTSAGGLVASLVASKVPVSTMIAWAKDVTTHPWDFFDLNIKGLVEEIWPDDHEPATGLINPEKFLKSLIRLAPGIETIGDWKMPCTIISVDIARMIPVAFSPVTGLQSPEPGWQIISQADLLWALNATMAMPGLFDAVRRGTHLYVDGGIANTLPSDWAYQLSPYPVLAVNVAPTTVVNGEHMGIADILSRSESFVTQYLSDVENRGYPILTISPPTEGTPFFGFHDYDHLVDIGRQTALKAWPQIEAFISTGTPNS from the coding sequence GTGTTTACGCTCGCATTGTCAGGAGGCGGTTTATTAGGCGCCGCACATTTAGGAGTGTTAGAGGTCTTGGCGGAAAAACATGTTGAGCCCACCGCGGTAGCGGGAACTTCAGCGGGAGGGCTTGTTGCCTCTCTTGTGGCTTCCAAGGTGCCGGTGTCTACCATGATTGCATGGGCCAAGGACGTGACGACCCATCCCTGGGATTTTTTCGACTTGAATATTAAAGGTTTGGTTGAAGAGATTTGGCCTGATGATCATGAGCCCGCGACCGGTCTCATCAATCCCGAAAAGTTTTTGAAAAGCCTTATCCGCTTAGCACCGGGTATTGAGACCATAGGCGACTGGAAAATGCCGTGTACGATTATTTCAGTCGATATTGCCCGTATGATTCCGGTAGCATTTAGTCCGGTAACCGGGTTACAGTCTCCTGAGCCGGGCTGGCAGATTATTTCCCAAGCGGATTTGCTCTGGGCTCTTAATGCCACCATGGCCATGCCCGGATTATTTGACGCGGTGCGCCGGGGCACTCATTTGTATGTTGATGGGGGCATTGCCAATACCTTGCCCAGTGACTGGGCTTACCAGTTGAGCCCCTATCCCGTGTTAGCTGTCAATGTAGCGCCGACAACTGTCGTCAATGGTGAGCATATGGGCATCGCAGATATTCTCTCACGCTCCGAATCCTTTGTTACCCAATACTTATCCGATGTGGAAAATCGGGGATATCCGATTTTAACGATTAGTCCTCCTACCGAAGGCACTCCGTTCTTTGGATTTCATGATTATGATCATCTTGTAGACATCGGGCGTCAAACCGCACTGAAAGCCTGGCCGCAAATTGAAGCCTTCATCAGTACTGGAACCCCGAATTCCTAG
- a CDS encoding substrate-binding domain-containing protein, whose product MSQSSRRARIGDVAKLAGVSIATVSYVLNNQGHFSQETIQKVHDAARILNYAPNVRGRILVRGISETIGILLPASLTPNGPEGIFPTLMEGVIAACQEKGYHVMVLSPTIGDIVSYLEQVSRSGRIDGLILFDDPGLERYRDILTRNHLPFVVYGAHHEPHLSYDTDFEEAARIATQYLIDLGHQRITLIIPDELTPNIERYRQGYAAAMVKAHLNPHDVLARDKMKDDSYHLTYELLTQISPPTALLVTSGHGALQARRCAGDLGIHVPRQLSIMSLEPLSPSLHMHSPLSSMDINLKEAGYQMANMLINSIQGQPVHSVRVIPHLNIRGSTGIPAIYQTPRTNLKEPVLKAGPTFAIFSPQGRIEMESKRHGIYCYDTRMVSIYQWRIGEEVPDPLHFDVTANTLTWHYVIQQDGMTRVLQRCLTLHADHFTDHWQWQHYGSLEPWNLSLSIDADFTDIFELRGTPKIRSGIKRKASENEEYRLEYEGIDGITRVLRMSADKSPIHALDGDWKWCIDAQETCGELTLRISWHNPVPEIPQTRLKKVRNPLTLDPHFIFDEYPWHLVISQAHQDYHMLLTDFGHGPVPMAGLPWFGTFFGRDAIIASYQYLLWNPVIAQNTLYTLAAWQGKKVDPTTEEEPGKMIHEIRLGEMARSRQVPFARYYGSVDVTPLFLILLMETWKRTGNHHMMADLMPAAEKALNWLLGAQDSQTGLFSFQNHVDHGLVIQSWKDSFDSMVYSTGEHAIPPLAVSEVQGYAYRALILMSQYYQSTDQSPKAQELLKRAKQLKRQFHKRYWLDEKSYYALALDHSGRPLDVLTSDAGQCLWTGIVPHSRSLDVAKILMSPVLYSGWGIRTLSSDALTYDPYSYHRGSIWPHDTALIAKGLSHYGLWPEAHMLSWSLLQAASQFPYGRLPELFSGEPAPFGPYPYPAACSPQAWAAGAPFLLLQVLLGMDIDVTQKTLHLHPGDLGPLGPTFP is encoded by the coding sequence ATGTCGCAATCCTCTCGCCGGGCACGGATTGGCGATGTGGCCAAGTTAGCGGGAGTTTCTATCGCTACCGTCTCTTATGTGCTCAATAATCAAGGGCATTTTTCCCAAGAAACGATTCAAAAAGTGCATGATGCCGCACGGATACTAAATTATGCTCCCAACGTCCGGGGACGGATATTGGTGCGAGGAATATCGGAAACCATTGGGATTTTGCTGCCCGCCTCGCTCACTCCGAATGGACCCGAGGGCATTTTCCCCACACTCATGGAAGGCGTGATAGCGGCTTGTCAGGAAAAGGGTTACCATGTCATGGTTCTATCGCCCACGATAGGCGACATCGTCTCATATCTAGAACAGGTAAGCCGCTCGGGACGCATCGACGGCCTTATTTTATTTGATGACCCGGGACTAGAACGTTACCGCGATATTTTGACCCGTAATCACCTGCCTTTTGTGGTCTACGGTGCCCATCATGAACCCCATCTCTCGTACGATACGGATTTTGAAGAAGCGGCGCGGATTGCGACACAATATTTAATCGATTTAGGCCATCAGCGCATTACTCTAATCATTCCGGATGAGCTGACCCCAAACATTGAACGGTACCGGCAAGGATATGCGGCGGCCATGGTTAAGGCGCATCTTAATCCTCACGATGTTCTGGCTCGTGACAAAATGAAGGATGATAGCTATCATCTGACCTATGAGCTCTTAACCCAAATTTCTCCCCCCACTGCTTTATTAGTGACAAGTGGCCATGGGGCACTACAAGCCCGGCGCTGTGCCGGCGATTTGGGCATTCATGTGCCCCGCCAGCTCTCGATTATGAGTTTGGAGCCTCTCTCCCCATCTCTTCACATGCATTCTCCGCTTTCCAGCATGGACATCAATCTGAAAGAGGCCGGGTATCAAATGGCCAACATGCTCATTAATTCGATTCAAGGTCAGCCGGTTCATAGCGTGCGCGTCATCCCTCACCTCAATATTCGTGGATCGACCGGAATTCCGGCCATCTATCAAACCCCCCGGACCAATCTTAAAGAACCTGTCCTTAAAGCAGGCCCGACTTTCGCCATCTTCTCGCCCCAGGGGCGTATTGAAATGGAATCCAAACGTCACGGTATCTATTGCTACGATACGCGTATGGTATCCATCTACCAGTGGCGGATTGGAGAGGAGGTACCCGATCCCTTACATTTTGATGTCACGGCCAATACGTTGACCTGGCATTATGTCATCCAGCAAGATGGGATGACCCGGGTTCTTCAGCGCTGCCTCACGCTTCATGCCGACCATTTTACGGATCACTGGCAATGGCAGCATTACGGATCTTTAGAGCCGTGGAACTTGTCATTAAGCATAGATGCTGATTTTACCGATATTTTCGAATTGCGGGGTACCCCCAAAATCCGAAGCGGCATCAAACGCAAGGCATCTGAGAATGAAGAATACCGTTTAGAATATGAAGGCATTGACGGCATTACCCGCGTGCTCCGCATGAGTGCTGACAAAAGTCCGATTCACGCTCTTGACGGCGACTGGAAATGGTGCATCGATGCTCAAGAAACATGCGGCGAATTGACCCTGAGAATTTCCTGGCACAACCCGGTGCCAGAAATTCCCCAAACCCGTCTTAAGAAGGTTAGGAATCCCCTAACACTCGATCCTCACTTTATTTTCGATGAATATCCCTGGCATCTCGTCATCTCCCAAGCCCATCAAGATTATCACATGCTCTTGACTGACTTTGGCCATGGTCCAGTGCCTATGGCTGGACTTCCCTGGTTTGGCACATTTTTTGGCCGCGACGCGATCATCGCGTCCTATCAATATTTACTGTGGAATCCTGTCATTGCACAAAACACGTTATACACTTTAGCCGCCTGGCAAGGCAAAAAGGTCGATCCCACGACTGAAGAAGAGCCTGGAAAAATGATTCATGAAATCCGTCTGGGAGAAATGGCTCGGAGTCGCCAAGTGCCCTTTGCCCGTTATTATGGTTCGGTGGATGTCACGCCGCTGTTTTTAATATTGCTTATGGAAACGTGGAAACGAACGGGCAATCACCACATGATGGCGGACTTAATGCCGGCAGCTGAAAAAGCGCTGAATTGGCTTCTTGGAGCCCAAGACTCCCAAACCGGCTTATTTTCCTTCCAGAACCATGTTGATCATGGACTCGTTATTCAATCATGGAAAGATTCCTTTGATTCAATGGTGTACAGCACCGGAGAACATGCCATTCCTCCTTTGGCAGTGAGTGAGGTGCAAGGATATGCCTACCGGGCCCTGATCTTAATGAGCCAATATTACCAATCAACAGACCAGTCTCCCAAAGCTCAAGAATTGCTAAAACGGGCCAAACAGCTCAAACGCCAGTTTCATAAACGCTATTGGTTAGACGAAAAAAGTTATTATGCTTTAGCCCTGGACCATAGTGGCCGTCCGTTAGACGTTTTAACCTCCGATGCCGGACAATGTCTGTGGACGGGTATTGTGCCCCATTCACGGAGCCTGGATGTCGCTAAGATTTTAATGTCACCGGTTTTATATTCCGGATGGGGAATTCGCACCCTATCCTCGGACGCCCTCACCTATGATCCGTACAGCTATCACCGGGGCAGCATATGGCCTCATGATACCGCGCTCATTGCCAAAGGGCTCTCCCATTATGGCCTATGGCCAGAAGCCCACATGCTCTCTTGGAGTCTCCTTCAAGCCGCCAGTCAATTCCCTTATGGCCGCTTGCCTGAACTGTTTTCGGGCGAACCGGCTCCCTTTGGGCCCTATCCCTACCCCGCCGCCTGCAGTCCTCAAGCTTGGGCAGCAGGGGCTCCGTTTTTGCTCTTGCAAGTGCTCCTAGGCATGGATATTGACGTGACCCAAAAAACCCTCCACCTGCATCCAGGCGACTTAGGCCCTTTGGGTCCGACATTTCCTTAA